Proteins encoded by one window of Elaeis guineensis isolate ETL-2024a chromosome 12, EG11, whole genome shotgun sequence:
- the LOC105055818 gene encoding LOW QUALITY PROTEIN: glutathione reductase, cytosolic-like (The sequence of the model RefSeq protein was modified relative to this genomic sequence to represent the inferred CDS: inserted 2 bases in 1 codon), whose amino-acid sequence MQVAICGLPFHPISSEVIGGVGGTCVIRGCVPKKILVYAASFRGEFEDARNFGWELNEQIDFNWKKLLHNKTQEIIRLNGVYKRLLSSAGVTMLEGEGKIIGAHAVEVTKPDGSKQQYLARHILIATGGPAQRVNIPGKELAITSDEALSLDELPKRAVILGGGYIAVEFASIWRGMGVIVDLFYRKEPPLRGFDDEMRAVVARNLEGRGIKLHPGTNLSELSKTEDGIRVLTDHGDGIMADVVLFATGRSPNAKRLNLEAVGVEVDKTGAIKVDEYSRSXVPSIWAVGDVTNRMNLTSVALMEGTCFAKTAFGGQPTKPDYNFVPCAVFCIPPLSAVGLSEQQAIEQTKSDVLVYTSMFNPMKNTISGRQEQTVMKLVVDSETDKVLGASMCGPDAPEIMQGIAVAPKCGATKSQFDSTVGIHPSAAEELVTMRSLTRRVAAGGKPKANL is encoded by the exons ATGCAGGTGGCAATTTGTGGGCTTCCATTCCATCCAATCAGCTCGGAAGTCATTGGAGGAGTAGGTGGAAC GTGTGTTATACGTGGCTGTGTTCCTAAAAAGATATTGGTCTATGCGGCCTCATTTCGAGGTGAATTTGAG GATGCAAGAAATTTTGGATGGGAACTTAATGAGCAAATTGACTTCAACTGGAAAAAGCTTTTGCACAACAAG ACTCAGGAAATAATTAGGTTAAATGGTGTATACAAGAGATTATTGTCCAGTGCTGGTGTCACAATGCTTGAAGGGGAGGGCAAGATAATTGGTGCTCATGCAGTAGAAGTGACAAAACCTGATGGTTCAAAGCAGCAGTATTTGGCAAGACATATCTTGATTGCAACTGGTGGTCCGGCTCAGCGTGTAAATATTCCAGGAAAG GAGTTGGCAATCACTTCTGATGAGGCCTTGAGCTTGGATGAACTACCCAAGCGAGCAGTGATACTTGGTGGAGG ATACATTGCTGTTGAATTTGCATCAATATGGCGAGGGATGGGTGTTATAGTGGATTTATTTTACCGAAAGGAACCTCCATTAAG AGGTTTTGATGATGAAATGAGGGCTGTTGTTGCAAGAAACCTTGAAGGCAGGGGAATTAAATTACACCCTGGGACAAATTTGTCTGAG TTGAGTAAAACAGAAGATGGCATAAGAGTTCTGACTGACCATGGAGATGGAATTATGGCTGATGTTGTTTTATTTGCAACAG GTAGGAGTCCAAACGCAAAGAGGTTGAACTTGGAGGCTGTTGGTGTTGAGGTTGATAAAACTGGAGCTATAAAG GTTGATGAGTATTCTCGCTC TGTTCCCAGCATATGGGCTGTTGGTGATGTTACAAACCGTATGAACCTCACTTCTGTAGCATTAATGGAAGGAACTTGCTTTGCT AAAACTGCATTTGGTGGACAGCCGACCAAACCTGATTACAATTTTGTACCTTGTGCTGTGTTCTG CATACCTCCACTCTCTGCGGTAGGCCTCAGCGAACAGCAGGCTATAGAGCAAACCAAGAGTGATGTTCTGGTTTATACATCAATGTTCAATCCAATGAAGAACACGATCTCTGG AAGGCAAGAGCAAACAGTTATGAAGCTGGTTGTTGATTCGGAGACCGATAAAGTACTGGGTGCATCCATGTGTGGTCCAGATGCACCTGAGATTATGCAG GGTATTGCTGTTGCACCCAAGTGTGGAGCCACTAAATCACAATTCGACAGCACA GTGGGAATCCACCCCTCAGCTGCTGAAGAACTTGTAACAATGAGGTCTCTGACAAGGCGTGTTGCTGCTGGAGGTAAACCAAAGGCGAACTTGTAA